A genomic region of Streptomyces sp. NBC_00247 contains the following coding sequences:
- the aspT gene encoding aspartate-alanine antiporter, producing the protein MIDFLNRNVFEPHPELLVFLVVALGFLLGKVRYRTIALGVVTGCLVAGLVLGAQFKIQIDDTLKNLFFIMFLFALGYRVGPQFFRGLRKDGLPQVLNAVVVCVSGLLISWLFANMLGYGPGLGAGLMSGALTQSAAIGVAQDAIGSLPGLSSAQVKSEENLVAVGYAVTYPLGTILCAMLLANVLPRLYRRDLAKESADLAAELDAPDESPDEGEGYYEVVLRAYRVERPDLVGRTVEDVERQQQGFGRRIYITAVRRDGTVLEQSQARVLETGDTVAVSALRHDLVEFDARTHIGAEADDVELLGYRTESLHVVASEKAQLGRTIEELRREPFMVGVYVDRLYRAGSEFPYRLTTQVERGDTLVLTGPERLVGPAGRAIGKPVPTSFATDMVWVGLGIFLGGCLGIPALTAGGVPISLSTSGGGLIMGLVFGWIRAKYPTYGNVPPGAQWFMDTLGLCVFVAVVGINAGPSFTSGLSEAGWGLLLLGAVATVVPLLVGFLFGHYVQRIKFPILMGVLAGGQTTTAAIGAINETSKSQIPTLGYTIPYAVGNVLLTVWGAVIVLLNH; encoded by the coding sequence ATGATCGACTTCCTGAACCGGAACGTCTTCGAGCCCCATCCCGAACTCCTGGTCTTCCTGGTGGTCGCGCTGGGGTTCCTGCTGGGAAAGGTGCGCTACCGCACCATCGCGCTGGGCGTGGTCACCGGCTGTCTGGTGGCCGGGCTGGTGCTCGGCGCGCAGTTCAAGATCCAGATCGACGACACGCTGAAGAACCTGTTCTTCATCATGTTCCTGTTCGCCCTCGGCTACCGCGTCGGCCCGCAGTTCTTCCGCGGCCTGCGCAAGGACGGGCTGCCCCAGGTGCTCAACGCCGTCGTCGTCTGCGTGTCCGGACTGCTGATCTCCTGGCTCTTCGCGAACATGCTCGGGTACGGCCCCGGGCTCGGCGCCGGACTGATGAGCGGCGCCCTCACCCAGTCGGCGGCCATCGGGGTCGCGCAGGACGCGATCGGCTCGTTGCCGGGGCTCTCGTCCGCCCAGGTGAAGTCGGAGGAGAACCTGGTCGCCGTCGGGTACGCGGTGACGTACCCGCTCGGCACGATCCTCTGCGCGATGCTGCTCGCCAACGTCCTGCCCCGGCTCTACCGCCGCGATCTGGCGAAGGAGAGCGCCGATCTGGCCGCGGAGCTCGACGCTCCCGACGAGAGCCCCGACGAGGGCGAGGGCTACTACGAGGTGGTGCTGCGCGCCTACCGGGTGGAACGTCCCGACCTCGTCGGCCGGACCGTCGAGGACGTCGAACGGCAGCAGCAGGGGTTCGGCCGCCGGATCTACATCACCGCGGTCCGGCGGGACGGCACGGTGCTGGAGCAGTCGCAGGCGCGGGTCCTGGAGACCGGAGACACCGTCGCCGTCAGCGCGCTCCGCCACGACCTGGTGGAGTTCGACGCCCGTACCCACATCGGCGCGGAGGCCGACGACGTGGAACTGCTCGGCTACCGCACCGAGTCGCTGCACGTCGTCGCCTCGGAGAAGGCCCAGCTCGGCCGCACGATCGAGGAACTGCGCCGGGAGCCCTTCATGGTGGGGGTGTACGTCGACCGTCTCTACCGGGCGGGCTCGGAGTTCCCCTACCGGCTGACCACCCAGGTGGAGCGGGGCGACACCCTCGTCCTGACCGGTCCGGAACGGCTCGTCGGGCCTGCCGGGCGGGCGATCGGCAAGCCCGTGCCGACCAGCTTCGCCACGGACATGGTCTGGGTCGGCCTCGGCATCTTCCTCGGCGGCTGCCTGGGCATCCCCGCCCTCACGGCGGGCGGCGTCCCGATCTCGTTGTCGACCTCGGGGGGCGGGCTCATCATGGGGCTGGTCTTCGGCTGGATCCGCGCCAAGTACCCGACGTACGGGAACGTGCCGCCCGGCGCCCAGTGGTTCATGGACACCCTGGGTCTGTGCGTGTTCGTGGCCGTCGTGGGCATCAACGCCGGGCCGAGTTTCACGAGCGGTCTCTCGGAGGCCGGCTGGGGCCTGCTGCTGCTCGGCGCGGTGGCGACCGTGGTCCCGCTGCTGGTGGGTTTCCTGTTCGGGCACTACGTCCAGCGCATCAAGTTCCCGATCCTGATGGGCGTGCTGGCCGGCGGCCAGACCACCACGGCGGCGATCGGTGCGATCAACGAAACGTCGAAGTCCCAGATCCCCACCCTCGGTTACACGATTCCGTACGCCGTCGGGAACGTCCTGCTGACCGTGTGGGGCGCCGTGATCGTCCTCCTCAACCACTGA
- the aspT gene encoding aspartate-alanine antiporter, translated as MGVIRDHPELALFLCLAVGYLVGKARVGPITLGGICGTLIVSLLLGTQHVSVDEDVKTVFFALFIFSLGYMAGPQFFANLNRRSLRYFALCLIELVCVLGIAYGLAKGFDLDVGTAAGILAGAATESAVVGTATEAIGKLGDLTADQISRYQGHVATAYTVCYLFGLITIVLLTSQIMPMLMRINLADASRELWERMRGGSAGLESDEREALPGTVGRTYLVTLADGRTVGELEQALGGRVTVEGIKRGSKLLTPSPGLELTLSDLVQVVGRRAAIIEAGREIGPETPSVPGLDTPLATSQVAVTEKSTHGSSIDALERTHPEFREDGVYITDVVRNDQHLPATGETTLYRGDVLTLVGARNGLKKVVAKIGAVVKNDSTDFIYLGLGIVAGSLLGQVVVYAGDIPLSLGTGGGCLISGLLFGWFRSRKQTFGAFPPQAATTLKDMGLAVFIACTGLAAGPQAWPLLKEYGALLPFAGIAMVLVPATLSLIVGRKLLKIEKPLLIGAIAGQQCSTPAITAVTQVAQSSVPLLGYTITYTLSNFLLPLTGPILVGVLGA; from the coding sequence ATGGGGGTCATCCGAGACCACCCCGAACTCGCCCTGTTCCTCTGTCTCGCCGTCGGTTACCTGGTCGGCAAGGCCCGCGTGGGTCCGATCACCCTCGGCGGGATCTGCGGCACGCTGATCGTCTCGTTGCTCCTGGGCACCCAGCACGTCAGCGTCGACGAGGACGTCAAGACGGTCTTCTTCGCCCTCTTCATCTTCTCCCTCGGTTACATGGCGGGACCGCAGTTCTTCGCCAACCTGAACCGCCGCAGTCTGCGCTACTTCGCCCTCTGCCTCATCGAGCTGGTCTGTGTGCTCGGCATCGCGTACGGGCTGGCCAAGGGCTTCGACCTGGACGTCGGCACGGCGGCCGGCATCCTCGCCGGGGCCGCCACCGAGTCCGCGGTCGTCGGTACGGCCACCGAGGCCATCGGCAAACTCGGCGACCTGACCGCCGACCAGATCAGTCGGTACCAAGGGCACGTCGCCACCGCCTACACGGTCTGCTACCTCTTCGGCCTGATCACCATCGTGCTGCTGACCAGCCAGATCATGCCGATGCTGATGCGCATCAACCTGGCGGACGCCTCCCGCGAACTCTGGGAGCGGATGCGCGGCGGCTCCGCCGGGCTGGAGTCCGACGAGCGGGAGGCACTGCCCGGCACGGTCGGCCGCACGTACCTGGTGACGCTCGCCGACGGGCGCACCGTGGGCGAGCTGGAGCAGGCGCTCGGCGGCCGGGTCACGGTCGAGGGCATCAAGCGGGGCAGCAAGCTCCTCACCCCCTCCCCCGGGCTCGAACTCACCCTCAGCGACCTGGTCCAGGTCGTGGGGCGGCGGGCGGCGATCATCGAGGCGGGCCGCGAGATCGGCCCCGAGACGCCCTCCGTCCCCGGGCTGGACACCCCGCTCGCCACCAGCCAGGTCGCCGTGACGGAGAAGTCGACGCACGGCAGCTCCATCGACGCCCTGGAGCGTACGCACCCCGAGTTCCGAGAGGACGGGGTCTACATCACCGATGTGGTCCGCAACGACCAGCACCTCCCTGCCACCGGGGAGACCACGCTCTACCGGGGTGACGTCCTCACCCTGGTGGGCGCGCGGAACGGCCTGAAGAAGGTGGTCGCGAAGATCGGAGCGGTGGTCAAGAACGACTCCACCGACTTCATCTACCTCGGACTCGGCATCGTGGCCGGCTCCCTGCTCGGCCAGGTCGTCGTCTACGCCGGGGACATCCCCCTGTCGCTCGGCACGGGCGGCGGCTGTCTGATCTCGGGGCTGCTCTTCGGATGGTTCCGTTCACGCAAGCAGACCTTCGGCGCGTTCCCCCCGCAGGCCGCGACGACCCTGAAGGACATGGGCCTCGCCGTCTTCATCGCCTGCACCGGCCTGGCCGCGGGACCTCAGGCGTGGCCGCTGCTGAAGGAGTACGGCGCCCTGCTGCCGTTCGCCGGGATCGCCATGGTGCTGGTGCCCGCGACGCTCTCCCTGATCGTCGGGCGCAAGCTGCTGAAGATCGAGAAGCCGCTGCTGATCGGCGCCATCGCCGGACAGCAGTGCTCGACGCCCGCGATCACCGCCGTCACCCAGGTGGCGCAGAGCTCGGTGCCTCTGCTCGGCTACACGATCACGTACACGCTCTCCAACTTCCTGCTGCCACTGACCGGACCGATCCTCGTCGGCGTCCTGGGGGCCTGA
- a CDS encoding ABC transporter substrate-binding protein — translation MRITRNVAGRRRRAAIVATTGLTATALLLAGCSDSSDDDSGSTDAAGGNITLTVADFGQFGYKEANLFAEYHKLHPNITVKENTTAEEKNYYPKLLQQLNSGSGLADVQGLEVGRIKEITDTKADQFADLSKAIDPTDFVSWKAKQATTASGALIGAGTDIGPMSLCYNTDLFEKAGLPTDRTEVANLIKGGWEDYIALGEKYKAKAPAGTFFMDSASAMFNAVVSSSAKQYYDEDGKAIYKDSPSVKQGWNLAAEAADKKLTQGIAQFGDPWKAALRKGTIATVACPAWMAGQISVNAGEANKGKWNITSAPGSTAANWGGSFLGVPSSGKHVDEAIKLVAWLTAPEQQAAVFKAIGSFPSNTGAYDLPGVKDAKLPYFNDAPIGEIYAGEAKSIPEAVLGAKDATIKDTISTEINNMEQRGTAPDKAWDTAVEKIDKVLG, via the coding sequence ATGCGCATCACCCGCAACGTCGCAGGTCGACGCCGTAGAGCCGCGATCGTGGCCACCACTGGCCTGACGGCCACCGCCCTTCTGCTCGCCGGTTGCAGCGACTCGTCTGACGACGACAGCGGCAGCACCGACGCCGCAGGCGGCAACATCACTCTGACCGTCGCCGACTTCGGCCAGTTCGGGTACAAGGAAGCGAACCTCTTCGCCGAGTACCACAAGCTCCACCCGAACATCACGGTCAAGGAAAACACCACGGCCGAGGAGAAGAACTACTACCCGAAGCTGCTCCAGCAGCTGAACTCGGGCAGTGGGCTGGCGGACGTCCAGGGTCTGGAGGTCGGTCGCATCAAGGAGATCACCGACACCAAGGCGGACCAGTTCGCGGACCTGAGCAAGGCGATCGACCCGACCGACTTCGTGTCGTGGAAGGCCAAGCAGGCCACGACCGCCAGTGGTGCGCTCATCGGTGCCGGCACGGACATCGGCCCGATGTCGCTCTGCTACAACACCGACCTCTTCGAGAAGGCCGGTCTGCCGACCGACCGCACCGAGGTCGCCAACCTGATCAAGGGTGGCTGGGAGGACTACATCGCTCTCGGTGAGAAGTACAAGGCGAAGGCGCCCGCGGGCACTTTCTTCATGGACTCCGCCAGCGCGATGTTCAACGCCGTCGTCAGCTCGAGCGCGAAGCAGTACTACGACGAGGACGGCAAGGCGATCTACAAGGACAGCCCCAGCGTCAAGCAGGGCTGGAACCTGGCCGCCGAGGCTGCCGACAAGAAGCTGACGCAGGGCATCGCGCAGTTCGGTGACCCGTGGAAGGCCGCCCTCCGCAAGGGCACCATCGCCACCGTCGCCTGCCCGGCGTGGATGGCCGGTCAGATCTCGGTCAACGCCGGTGAGGCCAACAAGGGCAAGTGGAACATCACCAGCGCGCCCGGTTCCACCGCCGCCAACTGGGGTGGCTCCTTCCTCGGTGTTCCGAGCTCCGGCAAGCACGTCGACGAGGCCATCAAGCTCGTCGCCTGGCTGACCGCCCCCGAGCAGCAGGCCGCCGTCTTCAAGGCGATCGGCTCCTTCCCGTCCAACACGGGTGCGTACGACCTGCCGGGCGTCAAGGACGCCAAGCTGCCGTACTTCAACGACGCCCCCATCGGCGAGATCTACGCCGGTGAGGCCAAGTCCATCCCCGAGGCCGTCCTCGGCGCGAAGGACGCGACCATCAAGGACACCATCTCCACCGAGATCAACAACATGGAGCAGCGTGGCACCGCGCCCGACAAGGCGTGGGACACCGCGGTCGAGAAGATCGACAAGGTCCTCGGCTGA
- a CDS encoding carbohydrate ABC transporter permease has translation MATSTPTRDAYVPPPRGSRQKPASSRQTWRSRLWRFDDKASPYAYIAPFFLIFGAFGLYPLIYTGWIALHRVEMTGMDQMEWVGFDNFTKIFQDSEFWTAVTNTFVIGVISTVPQLLVALGLAHLLNYKLRASTFWRTVILTPYATSVATAALVFALVFRTDGGILNYVLDFVGFGDTNWANGHWTSKIAISVMVIWRWTGYNALIYLAAMQAVPGDLYEAASLDGANRWQQFLKVTIPSLRPTILFTIVISTIGSMQLFGEPLLLEGGAIGATGGTENQYETLSIYLYNYGWNLGHLGLSAAVAWAMLALLLAIALINWIISRFVRRSAA, from the coding sequence GTGGCAACCTCGACCCCCACCCGGGACGCCTACGTCCCGCCGCCCCGTGGTTCCCGACAGAAGCCGGCCAGCAGCCGGCAGACCTGGCGGAGCCGGCTGTGGCGGTTCGACGACAAGGCGTCCCCGTACGCGTACATCGCGCCGTTCTTCCTGATCTTCGGGGCCTTCGGCCTCTACCCGCTCATCTACACCGGCTGGATCGCCCTCCACCGCGTCGAGATGACCGGCATGGACCAGATGGAATGGGTCGGATTCGACAACTTCACGAAGATCTTCCAGGACTCCGAGTTCTGGACGGCCGTCACCAACACCTTCGTGATCGGTGTCATCTCCACCGTTCCGCAGCTGCTCGTGGCGCTGGGCCTGGCCCACCTGCTGAACTACAAGCTGCGGGCCAGCACCTTCTGGCGCACCGTCATCCTCACGCCGTACGCGACCTCGGTCGCCACCGCGGCCCTCGTCTTCGCCCTGGTCTTCCGGACCGACGGCGGTATCCTCAACTACGTCCTGGACTTCGTCGGCTTCGGTGACACCAACTGGGCCAACGGGCACTGGACTTCGAAGATCGCCATCTCCGTCATGGTGATCTGGCGCTGGACCGGCTACAACGCGCTGATCTACCTCGCCGCGATGCAGGCGGTCCCGGGCGACCTCTACGAGGCGGCCTCCCTGGACGGTGCCAACCGCTGGCAGCAGTTCCTCAAGGTGACGATTCCCTCGCTGCGGCCGACGATCCTCTTCACGATCGTCATCTCCACCATCGGCTCCATGCAGCTGTTCGGTGAGCCCCTGCTGCTGGAAGGCGGCGCGATCGGCGCCACCGGCGGTACCGAGAACCAGTACGAGACGCTGAGCATCTACCTCTACAACTACGGCTGGAACCTGGGGCACCTCGGCCTGTCGGCCGCCGTCGCCTGGGCCATGCTCGCCCTCCTGCTGGCCATCGCGTTGATCAACTGGATCATCAGCCGCTTCGTACGCCGTTCCGCGGCCTGA
- a CDS encoding carbohydrate ABC transporter permease: MTITSTPAKVSAPGRPKPDRRAPRKARLAMGAGDTHKAGPFTYIALIVIGIGSILPLYWTFVAASHTQDEVLASTPPFLPGGRLWNNLQAAWEGASLGKAIVNTLIVSASITAATLFFCTLAGYAFAKMRFKGRGWLMTAVIATLTIPPQLSVVPLFMMMADIGWSGKLESVIFPTLVSAFGVFFMRQYLLEALPYELIEAAKIDGASNFRIVLSVVLPVARPAMMVLGMLTFVQAWNDFFWPYLALSQANPTIQVALGQLSASYTPDQSIVMAGALISTLPLLVVFVIFGKQIVGGIMSGAVKG; the protein is encoded by the coding sequence ATGACCATCACCAGTACCCCCGCCAAGGTCTCCGCCCCGGGCCGTCCGAAGCCGGACCGGCGCGCTCCGCGCAAGGCCCGCCTCGCCATGGGCGCGGGCGACACCCACAAGGCCGGCCCGTTCACGTACATCGCGCTGATCGTCATCGGCATCGGCTCGATCCTCCCGCTGTACTGGACGTTCGTCGCCGCCTCGCACACGCAGGACGAGGTCCTGGCCAGCACGCCGCCGTTCCTGCCGGGCGGCCGGCTCTGGAACAACCTCCAGGCCGCCTGGGAAGGCGCCAGCCTCGGCAAGGCCATCGTCAACACCCTCATCGTCTCGGCGTCCATCACCGCCGCGACCCTGTTCTTCTGCACGCTCGCCGGCTACGCCTTCGCCAAGATGCGCTTCAAGGGCCGCGGCTGGCTGATGACCGCGGTCATCGCCACCCTGACGATCCCGCCGCAGCTCAGCGTCGTCCCGCTGTTCATGATGATGGCGGACATCGGCTGGAGCGGAAAGCTGGAGTCGGTGATCTTCCCGACCCTGGTCAGCGCGTTCGGCGTCTTCTTCATGCGGCAGTACCTGCTGGAGGCGCTTCCGTACGAGCTGATCGAGGCCGCCAAGATCGACGGGGCGAGCAACTTCCGCATCGTGCTCAGCGTGGTGCTCCCGGTGGCCCGCCCCGCCATGATGGTGCTCGGCATGCTCACCTTCGTCCAGGCGTGGAACGACTTCTTCTGGCCGTACCTCGCGCTCAGCCAGGCGAACCCCACGATCCAGGTGGCCCTCGGTCAGCTGAGCGCCTCCTACACGCCGGACCAGTCGATCGTCATGGCGGGCGCCCTGATCAGCACGTTGCCCCTGCTCGTGGTGTTCGTGATCTTCGGCAAGCAGATCGTCGGTGGAATCATGTCCGGCGCGGTCAAGGGCTGA
- a CDS encoding GH1 family beta-glucosidase — protein MTAVRPDLAPKQAADALVFPPGFIWGAATAAYQVEGAASEDGRTPSIWDTFSRTPGKVRNGDTGDIAGDHYHRYRDDVALMKGLGLGAYRFSISWSRVQPTGRGPAVERGLDFYRKLVDELLEAGIQPVATLYHWDLPQELEDAGGWPERATAERFADYAAIMAGALGDRVGTWTTLNEPWCSAYLGYGSGVHAPGRTDPGAALQAAHHLNLAHGRAIEALRASIPASAQTSVTLNLHQVRPLSDAPGDVDAARRIDAVGNRVFTGPMLHGAYPEDLIADTKHLVDWSKLVHDGDLTTISRPFDVLGINYYAPTLVTDPSGGGAESNSHAHGDSSHSPWPGSEHVAFHKADGKPVTAMDWSIDPDGLHALLVDTAREFPDVALMVTENGAAFDDYVSPEGRVEDPERIAYLHGHIDAVRRAIADGVDVRGYFLWSLMDNFEWAYGYSKRFGMVYVDYATQTRIPKASAHWYSDVIRRHGLPQA, from the coding sequence ATGACCGCTGTACGCCCTGACCTCGCCCCCAAGCAGGCCGCCGACGCCCTCGTCTTCCCGCCCGGATTCATCTGGGGCGCTGCCACCGCCGCCTACCAGGTGGAAGGCGCCGCCTCGGAGGACGGCCGCACCCCGTCCATCTGGGACACCTTCTCCCGTACCCCCGGCAAGGTCCGCAACGGCGACACCGGTGACATCGCCGGCGACCACTACCACCGCTACCGCGACGACGTGGCGCTGATGAAGGGGCTGGGCCTCGGCGCCTACCGCTTCTCCATCTCCTGGTCCCGCGTGCAGCCCACCGGCCGCGGCCCGGCCGTCGAGCGCGGCCTCGACTTCTACCGCAAGCTCGTCGACGAGCTCCTCGAAGCGGGCATCCAGCCCGTCGCGACCCTCTACCACTGGGACCTCCCGCAGGAGTTGGAGGACGCCGGCGGCTGGCCCGAGCGCGCCACCGCCGAGCGGTTCGCCGACTACGCGGCGATCATGGCCGGCGCCCTCGGCGACCGCGTCGGCACGTGGACCACGCTCAACGAGCCCTGGTGCTCCGCCTACCTCGGCTACGGCTCGGGCGTCCACGCCCCCGGCCGTACCGACCCGGGCGCGGCGCTCCAGGCGGCCCACCACCTCAACCTCGCCCACGGACGGGCGATCGAGGCTCTGCGCGCTTCCATCCCCGCCAGCGCGCAGACCTCGGTCACCCTCAACCTCCACCAGGTGCGCCCGCTCAGCGACGCCCCCGGTGACGTCGACGCGGCCCGCCGCATCGACGCCGTCGGCAACCGGGTCTTCACCGGCCCGATGCTGCACGGCGCCTACCCCGAGGACCTGATCGCCGACACCAAGCACCTCGTCGACTGGTCGAAGCTGGTGCACGACGGCGACCTGACGACGATCTCGCGGCCGTTCGACGTCCTCGGTATCAACTACTACGCGCCGACCCTGGTCACCGACCCCTCGGGCGGTGGCGCGGAGAGCAACAGCCACGCCCACGGAGACAGTTCGCACTCGCCCTGGCCCGGCTCGGAGCATGTCGCCTTCCACAAGGCGGACGGCAAGCCCGTCACGGCGATGGACTGGTCCATCGACCCCGACGGCCTGCACGCCCTGCTGGTCGACACCGCCCGCGAGTTCCCGGACGTCGCGCTCATGGTCACCGAGAACGGCGCCGCCTTCGACGACTACGTGTCGCCCGAGGGCCGCGTCGAGGACCCGGAGCGCATCGCGTACCTGCACGGCCACATCGACGCCGTCCGGCGCGCCATCGCCGACGGTGTGGACGTCCGCGGCTACTTCCTCTGGTCGCTGATGGACAACTTCGAGTGGGCGTACGGCTACTCGAAGCGCTTCGGCATGGTCTACGTCGACTACGCGACGCAGACCCGCATCCCCAAGGCGAGCGCCCACTGGTACTCCGACGTGATCCGCCGTCACGGACTCCCGCAGGCCTGA
- a CDS encoding LacI family DNA-binding transcriptional regulator — protein sequence MVSARVRGGGRPTLEEVAVRAGVGRGTVSRVINGSPRVSDQTREVVEAAIAELGYVPNRAARALAGNRTDAIALVVPEPEARFFAEPYFSDIVRGVGAALADTDMQLLLTLAGSDRERRRLAQYLTAHRVDGVLLVSVHADDPLPELLEQLGMPCVISGQRGADEPLTSVDSDNFQGGRTAVAHLIAQGRRTIGTITGRLEVYGAQRRLDGYRQAIAEAGLAPDERLIALADFTEEGGARAMQELLARHPDVDAVFAASDVMAAGARHVLREAGRRIPEDVALVGFDDSVVARHMEPGLTSVRQPIEEMGRAMTEVLLQQITDPTDERRHLVLPTELVVRASS from the coding sequence ATGGTGTCAGCACGCGTACGGGGCGGCGGGCGGCCGACGCTCGAAGAGGTCGCCGTGAGAGCGGGCGTGGGCCGCGGCACGGTCTCCCGCGTCATCAACGGGTCGCCGCGCGTCAGCGACCAGACCCGCGAGGTGGTCGAAGCCGCCATCGCCGAACTGGGATACGTACCCAATCGCGCCGCACGTGCCCTGGCCGGAAACCGCACCGACGCCATCGCGCTCGTGGTACCCGAGCCCGAGGCGCGCTTCTTCGCCGAGCCGTACTTCTCCGACATAGTCCGAGGAGTGGGCGCCGCGCTCGCCGACACCGACATGCAGCTGCTCCTCACCCTCGCCGGCAGCGACCGCGAGCGCCGCAGACTCGCCCAGTACCTCACCGCGCACCGCGTCGACGGCGTCCTGCTCGTCTCCGTGCACGCCGACGACCCGCTGCCCGAACTCCTGGAGCAACTCGGCATGCCGTGCGTCATCAGCGGCCAGCGCGGCGCCGACGAACCGCTCACCTCGGTCGACTCGGACAACTTCCAGGGCGGCCGGACGGCCGTCGCGCACCTCATCGCGCAGGGACGCCGCACCATCGGCACCATCACCGGCCGCCTGGAGGTCTACGGCGCCCAGCGCCGCCTGGACGGCTACCGCCAGGCGATCGCCGAAGCGGGCCTCGCCCCGGACGAACGCCTCATCGCCCTGGCCGACTTCACCGAGGAGGGCGGAGCCCGCGCGATGCAGGAGCTGCTCGCCCGTCACCCCGACGTGGACGCCGTCTTCGCCGCCTCCGACGTGATGGCGGCCGGCGCCCGCCACGTCCTGCGCGAGGCCGGCCGCCGCATCCCGGAGGACGTGGCCCTCGTCGGCTTCGACGACTCGGTGGTGGCCCGTCACATGGAGCCCGGCCTCACCAGCGTCCGCCAGCCCATAGAGGAGATGGGGCGCGCCATGACCGAGGTCCTCCTCCAGCAGATCACCGACCCCACCGACGAGCGCCGGCACCTGGTGCTCCCGACCGAACTGGTCGTCCGCGCCTCTTCGTGA
- a CDS encoding VOC family protein, with the protein MVHVLSSRTLLRPTDPERSRAFYGQALGLAVHREFGTGPERGTVYFLGGGFLEVSGRGTAPPSPDLRIWLQVADVAAVHDELRARGVPILRPPVQEPWGLLEMWIADPDGLRIAVIEVPEGHPLRSRP; encoded by the coding sequence ATGGTGCACGTACTGAGCAGCAGGACGCTGTTGCGTCCCACCGACCCCGAGCGCTCCCGCGCCTTCTACGGTCAGGCCCTCGGACTGGCGGTCCACCGTGAGTTCGGTACCGGTCCGGAGCGCGGCACGGTCTACTTCCTGGGCGGCGGGTTCCTCGAAGTCTCCGGCCGGGGCACCGCCCCGCCCTCCCCCGACCTGCGGATCTGGCTCCAGGTCGCCGACGTCGCCGCCGTCCACGACGAACTCCGCGCCCGCGGCGTGCCGATCCTGCGACCGCCCGTCCAGGAGCCGTGGGGGCTGCTGGAGATGTGGATCGCCGACCCGGACGGGTTGCGCATCGCGGTGATCGAGGTCCCCGAGGGCCACCCCTTGCGCAGCCGTCCCTGA